CATTAAACTTATCAACTTCATACATTACAGAAGGTAATGCATTAATTGAGCAAATGAATAGTTTAGGAACTAGTAAAGCTGATAATTTAAAATATGATCAATTAAAAAATCAAAAAGGTCAGTTGTTTAATGATGGTGCAAATACGTTATTAAATTACATAAAAATAGATCCAAAAGCTCCAGATTCAATATACGAGCAATTGGCTAATATATATAATGCTTTAGGTGAAACTGAAAAAGCTAAAGAAGCTAAAAGCCATATTAATAAATAGTAGTATTTATTAAGTAGAATAAAAAAAAGCCTTCATTAATGAAGGCTTTTTTATTTTATATAATCTTTTTAATAACCCTAAGTTTATGGGTATGCATTCGTTTATCAGAATTATAAATACCACTGTGATCTAAACGGTCAATTCTTACTTTACCATGAGCATGGATGATGTAATTGTCTTTCATTATAATACCAACATGTGTTATAACACCTTCATTATTATCAAAAAAAGCTAAATCACCAGGTTCACTCTCTTCAATAAAGCTTAGAGCTTCACCTTGACTTGCTTGTTGCGAAGCATCGCGTAATAGTTTATAACCATTTAATTTATAAACCATTTGAGTAAAACCACTACAATCAATTCCAAAAGGTGTTTTTCCTCCCCAAAGATAAGGTGAATTAAGATATTTAAATGCAGTAGAAATTATTTCAGATTTAGGATTTTGTTTGTCAACATAAACACCTTCATAAGTATGGTTTAATAACGATAACCCATTTAAAGTTGAACCTAAAACAATCGTATTTAATAGCTGATTTTCGTCTTGAACAAATTCAACTAAATCAGACGATAGTTTTAGAGCTTCTAAATTTAGAATTTGATAGGACGCTTCAGTAATTTCTAAATACTGTTTATTATCAATCCAACCTTCATATTTATCATAGGCTAATCTAATTTTACTCCATTGTTTACGTTGCTCCAAAACCTTAAATAAATCGCCATATAGTACTTGCGAAACTAATTCGCTAGTATCAGATGGTTCTAATCTTAAAGGTAAAATACTTAAATTACAAATTCCGAACTGCATTTGTTGATTTTAGTGACGTTGAATAACCATAGCAGAAGCACCACCACCACCATTACATATAGCAGCAGCTCCAATTTTAGCGTCATTTTGTTCTAAAACGTTAAGTAGCGTAATTAAAATTCTAACTCCAGAACATCCAAGTGGGTGACCTAGTGATACAGCACCACCATTTACGTTAACATTAGAATCGTTTAGACCTAAAATTTTCATATTAGCTAATCCAACTACAGCAAAAGCTTCGTTAAATTCAAAATAATCAACATCTTTAAGATCGATGCCAGCTTTATTAATAGCTAATGGCAATGCTTTAGCAGGAGCGGTTGTAAACCATTTTGGCTCTTGAGCAGCATCTGCATAACTCAAAATTGTTGCAAGAGGTTTTAAACCTAATTCTTCAGCTTTTTCAGCACTCATTAACACCATTGCACCAGCACCATCATTAATAGTAGATGCATTTGCTGCAGTTACAGTTCCATCCTTACTAAAAGCAGGTCTTAAACCAGGTATTTTATCCATTTTAACATTAGTAAATTCTTCATCTTTACTAACAATAATAGGTTCTCCACGTCTTTGTGGAACTTCTACTGGAACGACTTCGTTATCAAATTTTCCGGCTTCCCAAGCAGCAGATGATCTATTGTAACTTTGTATAGCGTAGTTGTCTTGATCCTCTCTTGAAAAGTTATATTCTGTAGCACAAGCATCTGCACAAACACCCATTGCATTTTGATCGTATGCATCTACTAAACCGTCTTTTTGTAAACCATCAATTAAAGTAGCGGGACCAAATTTAGTTCCTGTTCTAGCATGAAGGTAATGCGGAATCATACTCATGTTTTCCATTCCTCCAGCAACCACTATATCATTATCACCTAAAGCAATACTTTGTGCAGCTTGCATAACTGTTTTCATACCAGATGCGCAAACTTTATTAATGGTTGTACAAGGTACTGTATTTGGTATTCCTGCATAAATAGCAGCTTGTCTAGCTGGTGCTTGACCATTACCAGCCTGAACAACATTTCCCATTAATACTTCTTGTACTAATTCTGGTTTTAAATTTATTTTATCTAAAGCTCCTTTAATAGCTATAGCTCCTAATTTTGTAGCAGGTACAGTGCTTAAAGCTCCTAAAAAACTTCCTATTGGTGTTCTAGCAGCAGAGACAATAACGACTTTTTTACTCATAATTTTTATGTAATATATTAGTCCCACGAAATTACTAATTTTTTAATAAAATTTAGGTTATTCTTGGGATTATAACTTAATAATAGGGTTATAATTTGTTACATTTGATAAACACGAGATTAAAGTATGAAAGATCAAATTAATACCATTTATAAAAACCATTCTCAGTTTTATAAGATATTATTGTTTTTAGCAACAACATTTTTAATCGTTTTTATTTTTCCAAAAAGCGGACGATTTAAGTATAATTTTGAAAAAGGGAAACCTTGGCAAACCGAAAATTTATATGCACCTTTTAATTTTGCAATTCAAAAATCAAAACTAAAAGTTACAGAAGAGCAAGAGCTTATAAAAGCTCAAACCACTTATTTTTTTGATAAAAACGAAACCATTGAAAAAAAAGTAAAAAATGAATATGAAAATGCTTTCAATAAAACATTTAATGATTCTATTGGTAACTTTAATAAGCTAAAATCTAAAGGTTTAGTGATATTGAATGACCTTTATCAGTATGGTATATTAAATGAAGATCTTAAAATTAACGAAAAAAGTAACGTTGTAATTTTAGTTGATAATGTTGAAAAAAAATCCGCATTATATACTAATTTAAAAAAACAAGGAAATATAAAAGACAACATTGAAAAAGAATTGAAAGAGGAAAATTTATTTAGATATTCAAATAAATTGACAGCTTTGTTTTTTGATATCATACAATCCAACCTATCTTACAATAAAACCCTTACAGATAATGTATTACAAGAGTCTTTAGATAAGATTTCTAGTAATCGAGGTGTAATTGATAAAGGGACCTTGATAATATCAAAAGGAGAGGTGGTAAATGATGATAAATATCAGGTATTAAATTCATTATCAAAGGAATATGAGTCTCAGGTTTGGAGTAAATCTAGCTATAATTGGATAGTTTTTGCATACACCTTATTAGTTGCTTTAGCGTTATTAATGTTGTTATTATTTATTAGAAAATATAGGTTAGATGTTTATAAAAACAATACCAAAGTTACTTTTATATTTTTTAACGTCTTAATTATTGTATTACTTACTACGTTAATCATAAATTATAATTCAGAATACGTCTATTTGGTACCAATAGCAATTTTACCCTTGGTATTAAAAGCTTTTTTTGATGCCAGATTAGGTTTGTTTACACATGTAATTACTGTTTTGTTATTAGGCTCTATTGTACCAAATAGCTATGAGTATATGTTTTTACAAATAATAGCAGGTATAGTTACTATTTTAACAGTATCAGAATTATATAAAAGAGCAAACCTTTTTATATCAGTTGGACAAATTACTTTAGTTTATATTATAGCTTACTTTGCTTTTTTTGTAATACATGAAGCCAGTATTGATAACTTAAAATGGGAAACCTTTGGACTATTTATATTATGCGGACTTGCAACCTTATTTGTGCAACCTTTAATTTATGTCTATGAAAAACTATTTGGTTTAGTGTCTGATGTTTCATTATTAGAATTATCCGACACCAATTCTAAACTTTTAAAAGAATTATCAAATAAAGCACCAGGAACATTTCATCACTCATTAAATGTGGCAAATTTAGCTGAAGCTTCAGCTAATGAGATTGAAGCCAATGCAATGCTAGTTAGAGTAGGTGCATTGTATCATGATATAGGAAAAATGAAATCGCCAACCTACTTTACAGAAAATCAATCCTCAGGAATTAATAGTCATGATGAATTATCGCCAAAAGAAAGTGCAAAAATAATTATTAATCATGTCTTAGATGGAATTGAAATAGCTAAAAGATATAATCTACCTGATCGCGTAATAGACTTTATTAGAACGCATCATGGAACAAGTCAAGTCTATTATTTTTATATGAAAGAAAAGGCTAATAGTGAAGCTGTAAACATCGAAGATTTTACTTATCCAGGTCCAAAACCTTTTAGTAAAGAAACTGCTATTTTAATGATGTGTGATAGTGTAGAGGCAGCTTCCAAAAGTTTAAAAGAACCAACATCAAGTAAAATTGATAATTTTGTTGAAAATATCATAAATAAACAAAAAGATGACGGTCAATTTTTGAATGCTAACATAACTTTTAAAGAAATTGAATCCATTAAAAAAGTGCTAAAACGCAAGCTTGCAAATATTTACCATCTTAGAATTGAATACCCTGAATAATTTTTCAAAAAAAACAGTAAAAAATGTTGTGTAATATAAGATGATATCTTAGATTTGCACCCGCAATTAATTGCAAAGTTCATTACAACATAATTAACGGAGAGGTGCCTGAGTGGCCGAAAGGAGCGGTTTGCTAAATCGTCGTAGGTGGAAACACTTACCCAGGGTTCGAATCCCTGTCTCTCCGCTATTATTTTCTCAAAATTTTTATTTTGATAACCTTTTTCGGGGTGTAGCGTAGCCCGGTTATCGCGCCACGTTTGGGACGTGGAGGCCGCAGGTTCGAATCCTGCCACCCCGACTTTTTATTGCTACGGGCTCGTAGCTCAGCTGGATAGAGCACCTCCCTTCTAAGGAGGCGGTCACAGGTTCGAATCCTGTCGGGCTCACTTAAAGCTTCACTAGAAATAGTGAAGCTTTTTTGTTTTAAATTGATTTCTTATATTTTACTATTCTTTAAGTACTTTTAAGATAGAAGTAATAATTGTTACATCACTTAATAATTAAGCTTGATACCATTTTTATGGTATTATTAAAGATTCTTAAATTATCAATTAAGTACGCGTTTATTATTTTTGAAAGTTTAAATATTTAATAAATTTACTACCGACGAATAAGGAAAGCAATATGAATAAAAAAATAGCTTACTTAGAGCTTCATTAGAAATAGTGAAGCTTTTTTGTTTTATATGGTTTTTGTGTTCTATTTTTTTTAGCCCAACATAAAGCGTTGGTTTTTAGGTGATTATGTTTTCGAATTGCATTTCATCGAAAATTTTAAAAAAAAATTATTTTGTTTCGAAAAAAAGATTAATTTTGCACTCCCAAATCGCTATGTAAGCAAAAGTTTACATATAATAATTTTTATAAATGAATAACCTACTTAAATTCGTGGCATGTCTATGCCTTATTTTTTCATCAACTAGTTGTAGTCTAGAACCTTTGGAGGGTCAAAACTCTGGCAATTCTACAAAAATTAGTAATGCAACAGCAACTACTTTTTGTGATAATCAAGATCCGCAATCTAGACTAATTAACAATGGAACGATAGCGTATACGTTTACAATTATAGATATTGACCAAAATGTTATTGAAATTTTAAATGTAGCTCCTGGAACTTCATCTTCTTGGTCAAGTTTTAATGAAGGACAAACTATTTTTAGTGTTGATGGGTCTGCATACAATGTATCAGACAGTAAAGTTGTTTTAGATATGTCTACTTGTACTAAAGTAGAAATCGTAATTAACAATTTAAATGAAGTTAATGAACCAATCATTTTAACTTTAGATTAAATTTTTACTGAACTTATTATAGTTTTTGAGTTTTCGAGGATGGTGGTGAAAAATAAATAGTTTTTACCACCATCTTTAATTTTAAACTTATTTCTAATTTGAGCAACTGTTTCAGAAAAGTTTCTTGTGGTAATATTTGCTTGATTTAAGTTTATTTCTTTCTTATAAGATTTTTTATTGTATGCTATTGTTTTGATTATTTTAAAACGTCTTCCAGGAAATTGAATTAAATCATTACTTGTATATAAATGCGAGTGTTTGTGTAGTTTATATATGTTTTTAATACCTGCAATACTATTAAATGCTCCTGATTTTAAAATGGCTGTATTTGGCTCGTATAGATAATTTAAAGGTTGACTGTAAGTAGGAGTAGTTTCTAATTCGTTTTTTAAAGTAAAATTAAAACGCTGTGTATCTTTATTAGTAATATTTATTGTTTTGATTTCTATTTCATTACTAAAATCTTTTTCTAAAATCCATAAAAGCTCTTTTACTTCGTTATTTACTGCTACACAATGAATGTGTTTTACGTTTTGTAATTCGCTAATTCCAGATGTAATATCTAAGATTGGTGACGTTTTTATCATTATATTCTTAGAATACTGAAAAAGCATATCCAAGTTTTCTGGAACATTTGGTAAGCAATCTTTAAGTAAAAAAACTTTACCTTTAATATCATTTCTTCTTGATGGATCAATGTAAATCCAATCTACTTTTTTACCAATAGTTTTTAAAACTTCTAGTCCATCATTTGCATGAAACGTTATGTTGTTTACTTTTAACTTAGATGTATTCTTTTCTACTATTTCAGATAAACTAACGTTTAAATCGCAATGTATTACTGTATCTACTTTTTTTGAAAAATAGTAACAATCTACACCAAATCCTCCAGTAATATCAATGATTGATTTTCCTGAAATTAAATTAGATTTATATTGTGCTGTAACTTCTGAGGATGTT
The genomic region above belongs to Olleya sp. Hel_I_94 and contains:
- a CDS encoding C40 family peptidase — translated: MQFGICNLSILPLRLEPSDTSELVSQVLYGDLFKVLEQRKQWSKIRLAYDKYEGWIDNKQYLEITEASYQILNLEALKLSSDLVEFVQDENQLLNTIVLGSTLNGLSLLNHTYEGVYVDKQNPKSEIISTAFKYLNSPYLWGGKTPFGIDCSGFTQMVYKLNGYKLLRDASQQASQGEALSFIEESEPGDLAFFDNNEGVITHVGIIMKDNYIIHAHGKVRIDRLDHSGIYNSDKRMHTHKLRVIKKII
- a CDS encoding acetyl-CoA C-acyltransferase; amino-acid sequence: MSKKVVIVSAARTPIGSFLGALSTVPATKLGAIAIKGALDKINLKPELVQEVLMGNVVQAGNGQAPARQAAIYAGIPNTVPCTTINKVCASGMKTVMQAAQSIALGDNDIVVAGGMENMSMIPHYLHARTGTKFGPATLIDGLQKDGLVDAYDQNAMGVCADACATEYNFSREDQDNYAIQSYNRSSAAWEAGKFDNEVVPVEVPQRRGEPIIVSKDEEFTNVKMDKIPGLRPAFSKDGTVTAANASTINDGAGAMVLMSAEKAEELGLKPLATILSYADAAQEPKWFTTAPAKALPLAINKAGIDLKDVDYFEFNEAFAVVGLANMKILGLNDSNVNVNGGAVSLGHPLGCSGVRILITLLNVLEQNDAKIGAAAICNGGGGASAMVIQRH
- a CDS encoding class I SAM-dependent methyltransferase encodes the protein MTNFNKAILDPKIQEFINQNINSDLANLALKGIPFDNNLKQDIITQIESKKKCEKKLPTWFNTPNIYFPPKLNIEQTSSEVTAQYKSNLISGKSIIDITGGFGVDCYYFSKKVDTVIHCDLNVSLSEIVEKNTSKLKVNNITFHANDGLEVLKTIGKKVDWIYIDPSRRNDIKGKVFLLKDCLPNVPENLDMLFQYSKNIMIKTSPILDITSGISELQNVKHIHCVAVNNEVKELLWILEKDFSNEIEIKTINITNKDTQRFNFTLKNELETTPTYSQPLNYLYEPNTAILKSGAFNSIAGIKNIYKLHKHSHLYTSNDLIQFPGRRFKIIKTIAYNKKSYKKEINLNQANITTRNFSETVAQIRNKFKIKDGGKNYLFFTTILENSKTIISSVKI
- a CDS encoding HD family phosphohydrolase codes for the protein MKDQINTIYKNHSQFYKILLFLATTFLIVFIFPKSGRFKYNFEKGKPWQTENLYAPFNFAIQKSKLKVTEEQELIKAQTTYFFDKNETIEKKVKNEYENAFNKTFNDSIGNFNKLKSKGLVILNDLYQYGILNEDLKINEKSNVVILVDNVEKKSALYTNLKKQGNIKDNIEKELKEENLFRYSNKLTALFFDIIQSNLSYNKTLTDNVLQESLDKISSNRGVIDKGTLIISKGEVVNDDKYQVLNSLSKEYESQVWSKSSYNWIVFAYTLLVALALLMLLLFIRKYRLDVYKNNTKVTFIFFNVLIIVLLTTLIINYNSEYVYLVPIAILPLVLKAFFDARLGLFTHVITVLLLGSIVPNSYEYMFLQIIAGIVTILTVSELYKRANLFISVGQITLVYIIAYFAFFVIHEASIDNLKWETFGLFILCGLATLFVQPLIYVYEKLFGLVSDVSLLELSDTNSKLLKELSNKAPGTFHHSLNVANLAEASANEIEANAMLVRVGALYHDIGKMKSPTYFTENQSSGINSHDELSPKESAKIIINHVLDGIEIAKRYNLPDRVIDFIRTHHGTSQVYYFYMKEKANSEAVNIEDFTYPGPKPFSKETAILMMCDSVEAASKSLKEPTSSKIDNFVENIINKQKDDGQFLNANITFKEIESIKKVLKRKLANIYHLRIEYPE